TGACCAGCCGGTCCTCGACGAATCGCCCGCCGCGCTCCTCCACCATTTTCCGGACGTCGAAGCGGACCTGCGCCGGGCGGTAGGAACCACCGAGCAGCCCGGGACCCATCCCGGAATAGTAATGCCAGGGCGACGGGCTCACCAGGGTCACCCGATGGCCGCGCGCCGTGAATTCATGGAGACGGGCCATGACGGTCATGTGGGCATGCCCGCCGCCGGCCAATACGAGGTGTTTGCCCATGGGAAAAGCGTAGAGCCTCGGGGGCAGATGTCAACGACGACAGAAGATCGCAAGGACGAGTCGGCACCGGGGCAGGTCCAGGACCCGCCCCGGTGCCCTGAAAAAAACGGATCAGGCCGGAAGCGGCCAGTCGGTCCGGTACCCTTCCGGGTAGAAGTTTTCTTTCGTGCGGTTGAAATAGCCGAACTGCAGGCGGGGGATGGTGCGCTTGAGGCGGTCGAGCATCGTCTTCATCCCCAGCCCCTCGCCGGAGACGCCGATGGCGTTCCAGTACAGCACCGGATCGATGCTGAGGTTGCGCATCTGGATCAGGTCGAGCCCCGTCTCCTCCACCAGGCGTTCGAGGGCCGCTACCTCCTCTTCGCGGTCGCTGACGCCGGGGAATACCAGGTAGTTGAGCATGGTGAAGAGGCCGTTCTGCTTGGCCCGGCGAATCGATTCGAGCACGTCGGCAAAGGCGTAGCCGCGGGGCCGGTAGTAGGCGTTGTAGCGCGCTTCCAGCACCGAGTTGAGGGAGACGCGGATGGAGTCGACGCCGGCTTCGGCCAGCCGGTCGACGGCGTCGGGGAGCGAGGCGTTGGAATTGAAGTTGATCGTGCCGCGGGCGGTCGCCCGGCGCATCTGGCGCACCGCCGCGCAGATGGTGTCGGCCTGCAGGATGGGGTCCCCTTCGCACCCCTGGCCGAAGGAGACGATGGCGTTTTCCGCCTCCCGCAGATGCGGCACGGCGACCTGGCAGATCTCTTCGACGGTGGGGACGAAGGTGAGCCGCTCCTGGCTGGCCGGGCAGCAGTCCGACTCCTGCAGCGAGATGCAGCCGAGGCAGCGCGAATTGCAGGCCGGCGAGGTCGGCAGCGGCGCCTCCCAGCGGCGGAAGAAGAGGTTCTTGGCGGCGAAGCAGTGATAGTCGACGGCGCAGCGCGAGAGCTGCTCGAGCAGGCGATTGTCGGGGTGGTCGCGCAGCGTCCGGCGCACCAGCGGGTCGAGCTGACGGTCATCGAAGTGGCCGGGCTCCCACTGGGTGTTGCGGTCGACGCGCACCGCGGCGGCGTAGAAGCGCTCCTCCTCGACGCACCAGCCGACGGCGGTGTACGACCAGAGCGGCAGGGTCACATTCTTCCGCCCGTAGTCGGCGGCCGGCAGCAGGGTGCGGGTGTAGGCCGGGGTGAGAAAAGCGCTGACCGCCTGGATGCGGCCGCCGCCCCAGCTGCGCGGCAGGCGCTCGGCCGTCGTCGGCTTCCGGGTGCGGGGGTCGAAACCGATCGGCGGGGTGCCGGGGACGGTGAAGAGGCGGCTGCCGGCCGGCAGGGGAATCAGTTCGTCGGCACGGGGCAGACGCGGCGTCAGGCCGTTCATCCCCGCCATCAGCAGCTCGGGGTGCTCGAAAACCTCGCCCGCTTCGTCGGCGACCACGGCGAGAATGTTTTTTGTCGTTTTCATTTAAAATCCAGTCTTGCGTATCAGGTTCTGGTTCCAGACGCGAGCGAGAATAGCACAATCCCCCGCTCCGGAGCAATTTCCCCTTTCCAACCGCCGCCCCTGGCGCTATCCTTGGCCGCATGCGCACGACCCTCGCCACCCTGCACAGCAAGTTCATCCACCCCAGCCTCGCCCTGCCGTACCTGGCGGCCTTCTGCCGGCAGGACTGCGGCGAACTGCTGATCCGCGAATTCACCGTCCACGAACCGAAGGAGAGTGTGCTGGCCCAGTTGCTGGCCGAAGCGCCGGACGTGGTCGCCTTCTCCGTCTATCTCTGGAACCGGCGCGAGACGCTGGAGCTGGCCGACGCGCTCGCCGTCGCCTGCCCCGGGCTGCAGGTGGTCCTCGGCGGGCCGGAAGTCTCCTTCGACGGGCCCGAGCTCTTCGCCCGGCATCCCGGCATCGCCGCCATCGTGCGCGGCGAGGGGGAGATCCCCCTGCGCGGGCTATTGTCCGCCTGGAACCGGGGGGAAGAGCCGAACGGGGTGCCGCGCCTGGCCTGGCGGCGGGACGCGGCGGTGGTCGAGGGGCCCGACGCACCGCCGCTGAAAAGCCTCGATGTCATCCCCTCCCCCTTTACCCTCGGCCTGGTCGACACCTCCCGCGGTTTCGTCTACCTGGAAACCAGCCGCGGCTGCCCCTACGCCTGCGCCTTCTGCATGAGCGCTCTCGACGAGCAGGTCCGCTCCTTCTCCCCCGCCCGTATCGAGCAGGATCTGCTCTGGTTGATGCAGCGGCAGGTGCCGAAGATCAAGCTGGTCGACCGCACCTTCAACTACGATGCCGCCCGGGCGCGGAGAATCTGGTCCTTCATCCTCGAGCACAACCAGGGCTGCCATTTTCACTTCGAGATCGGCGCCCACCTGCTCGACGAGGCGTCGCTGGAGCTGCTCGAAACGGTGCCGGCGGGGATGTTCCAGTTCGAGATCGGCGTCCAGTCGACCCTGCCGGCCACCCTCGACGCCATCGGCCGCAAGGCCTCGCTGGAACAGCTGGAGCACGGCGTCCGCCGGTTGCGGGCGAAGGGGAACATCTGTCTGCACCTCGACCTGATCGCCGGGCTGCCCGGCGAAGGCTATCGGGACTTTCTCGCCTCGGTCGACCGGGTCGCGGCCCTCGCCCCCCACCACCTGCAGATCGAGCCAGTCAAGCTGCTGCCCGGCTCACCGCTGCGCTTGCAGGCGGCGAAACTCGGCATCCGCTTCGATCCCCACTCTCCCTACACCGTGCTCGCCACGGCCGGCCTCGACTTCGCCGACCTCGAGCGGCTGCGCGGCCTCTCCCGCCTCTTCGACCTGACCTTCAACAGCGGCCGCTTCAGCGGCTTCCTGGAAGGCCTTCAGGCGGCCTGCGGCTCGCTGGCCGGCGGGCTGGAGCGGCTGGAGGCTTTCTGGCGGCAGCGGAATCTCTTTCGCCACCCCCTCTCCCAGCGCGGCGTCTTCGAGCAAGTATGGGGATTCGTCCAGGCGGAGTTCGTCGGCGAAAGACGGGAAGAGCTGCGTGAGCGGCTTGCCCACGACTATGCCGGCAGCGAACGGGTGGTGCCGGAGAGCACCCCGGCATTCTTCGATACGCAGCTTGCCGAGGCGGAGAC
The nucleotide sequence above comes from Desulfuromonadales bacterium. Encoded proteins:
- a CDS encoding radical SAM protein, translated to MKTTKNILAVVADEAGEVFEHPELLMAGMNGLTPRLPRADELIPLPAGSRLFTVPGTPPIGFDPRTRKPTTAERLPRSWGGGRIQAVSAFLTPAYTRTLLPAADYGRKNVTLPLWSYTAVGWCVEEERFYAAAVRVDRNTQWEPGHFDDRQLDPLVRRTLRDHPDNRLLEQLSRCAVDYHCFAAKNLFFRRWEAPLPTSPACNSRCLGCISLQESDCCPASQERLTFVPTVEEICQVAVPHLREAENAIVSFGQGCEGDPILQADTICAAVRQMRRATARGTINFNSNASLPDAVDRLAEAGVDSIRVSLNSVLEARYNAYYRPRGYAFADVLESIRRAKQNGLFTMLNYLVFPGVSDREEEVAALERLVEETGLDLIQMRNLSIDPVLYWNAIGVSGEGLGMKTMLDRLKRTIPRLQFGYFNRTKENFYPEGYRTDWPLPA
- a CDS encoding DUF4080 domain-containing protein encodes the protein MRTTLATLHSKFIHPSLALPYLAAFCRQDCGELLIREFTVHEPKESVLAQLLAEAPDVVAFSVYLWNRRETLELADALAVACPGLQVVLGGPEVSFDGPELFARHPGIAAIVRGEGEIPLRGLLSAWNRGEEPNGVPRLAWRRDAAVVEGPDAPPLKSLDVIPSPFTLGLVDTSRGFVYLETSRGCPYACAFCMSALDEQVRSFSPARIEQDLLWLMQRQVPKIKLVDRTFNYDAARARRIWSFILEHNQGCHFHFEIGAHLLDEASLELLETVPAGMFQFEIGVQSTLPATLDAIGRKASLEQLEHGVRRLRAKGNICLHLDLIAGLPGEGYRDFLASVDRVAALAPHHLQIEPVKLLPGSPLRLQAAKLGIRFDPHSPYTVLATAGLDFADLERLRGLSRLFDLTFNSGRFSGFLEGLQAACGSLAGGLERLEAFWRQRNLFRHPLSQRGVFEQVWGFVQAEFVGERREELRERLAHDYAGSERVVPESTPAFFDTQLAEAETRKVQARVREESDRVRGKGIKLQHFAAAFRHLPGEEGRRVLVFLYLTETGKGMTVREILL